In a single window of the Fusarium falciforme chromosome 3, complete sequence genome:
- a CDS encoding Peptidase M20 domain-containing protein 2, with protein sequence MAFYKGALLALGVCQHGSSATYLKDVSKYVDSINPELWPINKEIHDNPELQYEEVKAHKILTDFMADQDGWKVTRSAYNISTAFVAVYEGDGDGDGPVVSFNAEYDALVDLGHACGHNLIAMASVSGALATAEIMRKEKLGGKVVLFGTPAEEGGGGKVKLLDAGAYDDYKVDVSLISHPGNGGDTAWMTTTAITRFEIEYTGKEAHAAASPWEGINAQDAIVLAYDGPAMLRQQTRRDEIIQGYIKSGGSRYNVISAKSSGLWALRANNVDALSDLTERVHQCFKGAAVATGTKLNFTKLPYGYTEMRTNDILARSYSTWFAKLGGKPMEEEKAKAVRGSASTDQGNISHEFPSISAGFEIHYDNGTSPATGPHTPEFEIVAGTRRAFNESLAVGKSLAGVALDVLTVDGYLDKVKENFKKTGKSSPDS encoded by the exons ATGGCGTTCTACAAGGGAGCACTCCTTGCTCTGGGTGTTTGCCA ACACGGCTCCTCTGCTACCTACTTGAAAGACGTGTCCAAGTATGTCGACTCCATTAACCCGGAGCTTTGGCCCATCAACAAGGAGATCCACGACAACCCTGAACTTCAAtacgaggaggtcaaggctcACAAGATCCTGACCGATTTCATGGCCGACCAGGACGGCTGGAAAGTTACGCGCTCAGCTTACAACATCAGCACAGCCTTTGTCGCCGTGTATgaaggtgatggtgatggtgatggaccGGTTGTTTCCTTCAATGCCGAATATG ACGCTCTTGTTGACCTTGGGCATGCTTGCGGTCACAACCTcatcgccatggcctccGTATCTGGCGCTCTCGCAACAGCTGAAATCATGCGAAAGGAGAAACTAGGCGGCAAGGTCGTTCTTTTTGGCACGCCCGCCGAGGAAG GTGGCGGTGGTAAGGTCAAGCTACTGGATGCAGGTGCCTATGATGACTACAAGGTTGATGTCAGCCTCATCTCCCACCCCGGCAACGGAGGTGACACTGCTTGGATGACAACCACCGCCATCACCAGGTTTGAGATCGAGTACACTGGCAAGGAGGCTCACGCCGCCGCTTCCCCTTGGGAAGGTATCAACGCCCAAGATGCAATTGTCCTTGCATACGATGGCCCAGCCATGCTACGTCAGCAGACGCGAAGGGACGAGATCATCCAGGGATACATCAAGTCCGGCGGGAGCCGGTACAACGTCATCTCGGCCAAGTCGAGCGGATTGTGGGCGCTACGAGCCAACAACGTCGACGCCCTGTCGGATTTGACTGAGCGTGTGCACCAGTGTTTCAAGGGCGCTGCTGTCGCTACTGGAACAAAGCTCAACTTCACCAAGCTCCCCTATGGCTATACCGAAATGAGAACAAACGACATCCTTGCTCGTTCGTACTCGACCTGGTTTGCGAAGCTCGGCGGCAAACCcatggaggaggaaaaggcaaAGGCTGTCCGAGGCTCAGCCAGTACCGACCAGGGTAACATCAGCCACGAGTTTCCTTCAATCAGCGCCGGCTTTGAGATTCACTATGACAATGGGACTTCGCCAGCGACTGGGCCTCATACTCCTGAGTTTGAGATTGTGGCTGGGACCAGACGCGCCTTCAACGAGTCCCTTGCGGTGGGTAAGAGCTTGGCTGGAGTTGCGTTGGATGTATTGACGGTTGATGGGTATTTGGATAAAGTTAAGGAGAACTTTAAGAAGACAGGGAAGTCTAGCCCTGATAGCTGA
- a CDS encoding Het domain-containing protein: MDTTIEDPISPLYSEVPLDASHREIRILTLHAGKWEDPIRCDLSSTSLDSNPDFQALSYSWGTDLTTVDITVNDWPFPVRENLRTILQRLRRPVLGENLVLWVDAICINQSKSSAHANAERSSQVSMMATIYSRCREVLVWLGDCYLDRKQSLRFLSLGRGNKELLLEYANDFRRDPRKLDYCFHLACFFFLLKDVGTQLNYDRYELPPFWGTGHRHILSRLPQYGIPPTTEAFKEFYAQRMCVMLRYVSESTWATRMWTLQEFATAPKVTICFGTAAVPLETFVRVTDIHGDGGDSGDSDDGEDGRAFWNWEFSNRFGSLVYAFHRHATLRNAMATTWPWARLNRYLGPLLSQFTPSPLWILRRMAWRSSTTIFELVAAFRDSEATDAHDKVYAVMSFMSFVGIPLPMEIDYAIPVKKVYINVCSNQILTCKNESAAYEPLAPLRFSRHKNKYKTSPDKNEGRPLPSWVVDWTSYPWNDNDIIPIPTRTRKLSPEIVPWLQIKPCKDLDQDDRTVERPTRMIGATRYNATKGIKGNPPSISTDHILTVSGMAIGTVREVALVSRHAAWKLARAGEGASDKERRDRRAMVLRTLAADMLDQPVDWARIGEFWVSLLEALEVAEMRLGEETNNGMRMGPTFFEDVAMRAGKTIRTRCGFALSPKRASEHPGKKHGVARSARHGLKPLLSSLNLPDPETLPPRPDGSRSHPHLAVQKGSACRHCGLRSVSEKVLVTHLKKEHRDELKIAARQQTRHWLRDHIRQGLSFQSWAANDIRRSWLVITDEPLNHGSLHSSVLLQASPDPVKHPAMKLFDEERARLEHRQSGDLMLYGSRAPALSSTLQTNWMRRAGWGALFQDARRDILVSLTELPARRTDRSLALGVIDGQAICSLARDERKLASMMTALDRLLDQCGDTARGTLRRWLRGRFPDRPYKAPFELVSKSSSETLLGKTRLDLEAEN; the protein is encoded by the exons ATGGATACAACCATCGAGGACCCTATTTCCCCACTATATAGCGAGGTTCCTCTTGATGCATCGCACCGCGAAATCCGCATTCTCACACTCCACGCAGGAAAATGGGAAGATCCGATCCGTTGCGATCTCTCGTCTACCTCTCTTGATAGCAACCCAGACTTTCAAGCGCTCTCATACTCTTGGGGAACGGACTTGACTACTGTTGACATCACAGTCAATGACTGGCCATTTCCCGTGCGGGAGAACCTCCGCACAATACTGCAGCGACTCCGTCGGCCTGTCTTGGGAGAAAACTTGGTATTGTGGGTTGACGCTATCTGCATTAACCAGTCAAAGTCGTCGGCTCACGCTAATGCAGAAAGGTCATCGCAGGTGAgcatgatggcgacgatATATTCGCGCTGTCGCGAAGTTCTCGTATGGCTGGGGGACTGCTATTTAGACCGAAAACAATCCCTCCGATTCCTATCCCTCGGTCGTGGCAACAAGGAACTGCTCCTGGAGTACGCCAACGATTTTCGACGGGACCCAAGGAAACTTGACTACTGCTTTCATCtggcttgcttcttctttctgtTAAAAGACGTGGGCACACAGCTGAACTACGACCGCTACGAATTGCCCCCCTTCTGGGGAACCGGGCACAGGCATATTCTGTCCAGACTGCCCCAATATGGCATTCCACCCACGACGGAGGCATTCAAGGAATTCTACGCACAGCGCATGTGCGTGATGTTGAGGTATGTCTCCGAATCGACCTGGGCAACGCGGATGTGGACCCTGCAGGAGTTCGCCACTGCGCCGAAAGTCACCATCTGTTTCGGCACGGCCGCAGTGCCACTGGAGACCTTTGTCAGGGTAACCGACatccatggcgatggcggcgatAGCGGTGATAGCGACGATGGCGAAGACGGCCGCGCATTTTGGAACTGGGAATTCTCCAATCGCTTTGGCTCGCTCGTTTACGCTTTTCACCGCCACGCAACTCTTCGAAACGCAATGGCAACCACCTGGCCATGGGCTAGATTGAATCGCTATTTGGGCCCTCTGTTATCCCAGTTCACTCCTTCGCCATTATGGATCCTGAGGAGGATGGCGTGGAGATCTTCAACCACCATCTTCGAATTGGTCGCAGCGTTCAGGGACTCGGAGGCGACCGACGCCCATGACAAAGTCTATGCCGTCATGTCGTTCATGTCGTTCGTCGGCATCCCACTACCCATGGAAATCGACTACGCAATCCCCGTTAAAAAAGTGTACATCAATGTCTGCAGCAACCAAATTCTAACTTGCAAGAACGAGTCCGCCGCATATGAGCCCCTTGCGCCGCTTCGGTTTAGCCGCCACAAGAATAAGTACAAGACTAGCCCCGACAAGAACGAGGGCAGGCCACTCCCCTCGTGGGTTGTGGACTGGACGAGCTACCCCTGGaacgacaacgacatcaTTCCAATCCCTACCAGAACACGTAAACTATCTCCTGAGATAGTCCCATGGCTCCAAATCAAGCCCTGCAAAGACCTAGATCAAGACGACCGAACCGTTGAGCGTCCCACACGCATGATTGGGGCCACGAGATACAACGCGACCAAAGGCATCAAGGGAAACCCTCCCTCCATCTCTACAGACCACATCCTCACCGTGTCTGGTATGGCAATTGGCACCGTTCGCGAGGTCGCCTTGGTCAGCCGCCATGCGGCCTGGAAACTTGCCAGGGCCGGCGAGGGGGCGAGCGACAAAGAGCGCCGAGACCGAAGGGCTATGGTGCTTCGAACGCTTGCCGCCGACATGCTCGACCAGCCTGTGGACTGGGCTCGCATCGGAGAGTTCTGGGTCAGCCTCCTCGAGGCCTTGGAGGTTGCTGAGATGAGGCTGGGCGAGGAGACGAATAAcgggatgaggatggggcCTACCTTTTTCGAGGACGTGGCTATGCGCGCTGGGAAGACCATAAGAACTAG ATGCGGCTTTGCTCTCAGTCCCAAACGTGCATCTGAGCACCCGGGTAAGAAGCACGGGGTTGCCAGGTCTGCTCGGCATGGGTTAAAGCCTCTGCTATCCTCATTGAACCTTCCGGATCCCGAGACACTGCCTCCGCGACCAGATGGCTCACGGTCTCACCCGCATCTTGCGGTGCAGAAGGGCTCGGCCTGTAGGCACTGCGGTCTCCGCTCCGTCAGCGAGAAGGTTCTGGTAACTCATCTGAAGAAGGAACATCGCGATGAACTGAAGATCGCGGCCCGGCAGCAGACCCGGCACTGGCTGCGAGACCACATTCGGCAGGGCCTTTCTTTCCAGAGCTGGGCAGCGAACGACATCCGAAGGTCATGGCTTGTCATCACCGACGAGCCCCTCAACCATGGTTCACTGCATAGCAGCGTCCTACTACAGGCCAGCCCTGACCCCGTCAAGCACCCTGCAATGAAGCTGTTTGACGAAGAGCGCGCCCGGCTGGAGCATCGGCAGAGCGGCGATCTAATGCTGTATGGCAGTAGGGCGCCAGCATTATCTTCCACCTTGCAGACGAACTGGATGCGACGCGCAGGATGGGGGGCGTTGTTCCAAGATGCGCGCCGCGATATCCTCGTCTCTCTGACGGAACTCCCCGCTCGCAGGACCGACCGGTCCTTGGCGCTAGGGGTAATCGACGGGCAAGCAATCTGTAGCTTGGCGAGGGACGAACGCAAGTTAGCATCAATGATGACGGCACTTGATCGTCTCTTGGACCAATGCGGCGATACCGCCAGGGGAACCCTGAGGAGGTGGCTTCGTGGCAGGTTTCCAGACCGCCCCTACAAGGCGCCCTTTGAGCTGGTCTCCAAGTCCTCTTCCGAAACACTATTAGGGAAAACCCGACTAGACCTAGAGGCAGAAAATTGA
- a CDS encoding Amidase produces MPSTDWEALIEAKRGHLYAQIRPEWHLPDKITNQVHHTSDASAFDLLDNTNLLSHREREITEKYDASTLIEMMATGAISSVEVTTAFCKRAAAAQQLTNCLTEIFFEKALVRAMECDDFLAREGKPMGPFHGMPISLKDMLMVKDETATLGFVSYLAKPKAHTNSVIVDMLLEAGAVLYCKTNVPQTLFVCEGMNNVFGYTLNPHKLSLTPSGSSSGEGALVGFRGSLLGVGSDIGGSIRAPSLCCGAFGFKPTANRIPWSGQQALIPKGWPGVAPSLGPHAQSARDLTLFCKTVIQREPWTRDSTALYSPWRDVPRKKQLTIGYWTGDSELPVFPPVARALDAAALAMKAAGHQVKPISAPLPLAQAALIFANSTKLDNKNQIMQILADGDEQPIQALLDINAASGLEPREYTLDDLWDFNRDREEYRHAWHKVWMENGIDVLLCPGSRGTAVPHGKYGVPWYTMIWNLLDCPASVIPFLNADKAIDSQTMEGYDAEAVHGAPCSFQVVGWTGQDEEVLMATEVMAEAVESTAATAHL; encoded by the exons ATGCCTTCTACGGATTGGGAAGCCCTCATTGAGGCGAAACGAGGCCATCTCTATGCTCAGATTCGTCCTGAATGGCACCTCCCAGACAAGATCACCAACCAAGTCCACCACACGTCGGATGCCAGCGCCTTTGATCTCCTCGACAACACAAATCTCCTTTCACACAGAGAGCGCGAGATTACGGAAAAGTACGATGCGTCTACACTTATCGAGATGATGGCCACCGGGGCCATCTCGTCGGTCGAAGTTACAACTGCCTTTTGCAAGCGCGCTGCCGCTGCACAGCAACTG ACAAATTGTTTGACAGAGATTTTCTTTGAAAAGGCTTTGGTGCGGGCAATGGAGTGTGATGACTTCCTAGCCAGAGAGGGGAAGCCTATGGGACCATTTCATGGAATGCCAATCAGTCTCAAG GACATGTTGATGGTCAAGGACGAAACAGCTACTCTCGGATTCGTGTCATATCTGGCCAAGCCAAAGGCTCACACGAACTCAGTCATAGTGGATATGCTCTTAGAGGCTGGCGCAGTGCTGTATTGCAAGACCAATGTTCCCCAGACCCTCTTT GTGTGCGAAGGCATGAACAACGTCTTTGGATACACCTTGAACCCTCACAAGCTGAGCCTCACTCCAAGCGGAAGCAGTTCAGGAGAGGGTGCGCTGGTTGGCTTCCGAGGATCTCTGCTCGGCGTAGGCAGCGACATTGGAGGTTCTATCCGAGCCCCATCTCTGTGCTGCGGTGCTTTCGGGTTCAAACCGACGGCCAACCGTATCCCTTGGAGTGGCCAGCAGGCACTGATTCCCAAAGGCTGGCCTGGGGTTGCTCCCAGCCTAGGACCGCACGCTCAGAGTGCCCGCGACCTGACTCTCTTTTGCAAGACGGTTATCCAGAGAGAGCCCTGGACTCGTGACTCGACGGCTCTTTATAGTCCCTGGAGAGACGTTCCAAGAAAGAAGCAGCTGACAATCGGATACTGGACTGGTGATTCTGAACTCCCTGTCTTTCCGCCCGTTGCTCGGGCCTTGGATGCAGCGGCCCTGGCTATGAAAGCAGCAGGCCACCAAGTCAAGCCCATCTCAGCTCCCTTGCCGCTCGCTCAGGCTGCCCTGATCTTTGCAAACTCAACAAAGCTGGACAACAAGAATCAGATTATGCAAATTCTCGCAGACGGAGATGAGCAGCCAATCCAAGCATTGCTTGACATCAATGCTGCCTCGGGCCTTGAGCCGCGCGAGTACACGTTGGACGACCTGTGGGATTTTAATCGCGACCGTGAGGAATACCGTCACGCCTGGCACAAGGTCTGGATGGAGAATGGGATTGATGTGTTGCTGTGTCCCGGCAGTCGCGGAACAGCTGTGCCTCATGGGAAATATGGCGTGCCTTGGTATACAATGATCTGGAACCTCCTTGAT TGTCCCGCTTCTGTTATCCCTTTCTTGAACGCAGACAAGGCCATTGACTCGCAGACAATGGAGGGTT ATGATGCTGAAGCTGTCCATGGTGCTCCATGCAGCTTCCAAGTGGTTGGGTGGACAGGCCAGGATGAGGAAGTCTTGATGGCTACTGAAGTGATGGCCGAGGCCGTTGAAAGCACGGCTGCCACAGCGCATCTTTAG
- a CDS encoding UDP-glucuronate decarboxylase: protein MVILVTGGAGFLGRNLVQLLLDHNHEVVVIDSLWTGSRSNFDGLRGNKKLRYIQLDVRDPLPSIAGVDQIYHLACPASPVHFETQPIDILQTCFNGATNVLDYAVKHKARILLASTSEVYGDAQTPCQSEDYRGNVNCFGPRACYDEGKRVMEALAYGYHLEHGLEVRIARIFNAYGPFMSEDDGRAVPNFIMAALKGEPITIFGDGHSTRCFQYAKDCVEGLEALMNSDYSSPVNIGSDCEIEISEIAETIAQVVASKLGHRSPVPINLLPAREDDPINRKPDVTLAETVLGWRPKVSLQEGISTTVDWFIEREGELVSRL from the exons ATGGTGATTCTCGTTACTGGT GGAGCCGGTTTCCTCGGCCGTAACCttgttcagcttcttctcgaccaCAATCACGAAGTAGTAGTCATTGATTCATTATGGACGGGCTCGCGCAGCAACTTTGATGGTCTAAGAGGGAATAAGAAGCTACGATACATACA ATTGGATGTCAGGGATCCTCTACCGTCTATAGCCGGAGTCGACCAGATCTACCATCTCGCATGCCCTGCAAGCCCAGTTCACTTCGAGACACAACCCATCGACATCTTGCAGACTTGCTTCAACGGAGCGACGAATGTATTGGACTATGCAGTGAAGCACAAGGCCCGTATACTGCTTGCCAGCACCTCAG AGGTTTATGGAGACGCTCAGACCCCTTGCCAATCAGAAGACTACCGAGGGAATGTGAATTGTTTTGGCCCCCGCGCCTGCTACGACGAGGGCAAGAGAGTCATGGAGGCCCTGGCATACGGGTACCATCTTGAACACGGACTTGAGGTTCGGATCGCCCGGATTTTCAACGCGTATGGGCCATTTATGAGCGAGGATGACGGCCGTGCAGTCCCCAACTTTATCATGGCAGCATTGAAGGGAGAGCCCATTACCATTTTTGGAGACGGACATTCTACCCGATGCTTCCAATATGCCAAGGACTGCGTGGAAGGGTTGGAGGCTCTTATGAACAGCGACTACTCCAGTCCCGTCAACATTGGAAGCGACTGCGAGATCGAAATCAGCGAGATTGCGGAGACGATCGCCCAAGTCGTCGCTTCAAAACTCGGACACAGGAGTCCCGTACCAATTAACCTGCTCCCGGCAAGGGAAGATGACCCCATTAATAGAAAACCAGACGTGACACTCGCGGAGACTGTTCTTGGTTGGAGACCCAAGGTTTCGCTACAGGAGGGCATTTCAACAACAGTGGACTGGTTTATTGAGAGGGAGGGCGAATTGGTGAGCAGACTCTAG
- a CDS encoding HET domain-containing protein, which yields MRLLKVASVDSPQGLEMVDFSPNSIPPYAILSHTWTDNEVIYTDVIANTAKQKSSYHKIEYTCRQALTDGYEYAWADNCCIDKRSSAELSEAINSMFEWYSKAERCYAYLTDCPGDVDTTTLDSEFTCSRWFTRGWTLQELVAPKDLIFYGENWVRIGEKRALSQTLSSITGIDEDILINIRPIQSASVAKRMSWAASRETTRPEDVAYSLMGLFNVNMPMLYGEGDRAFLRLQEEIMKQSDDQSIFAWTDRDASPDAHHGLLAKSPTNFRFSNSVVPYEDWEPRTPYSMSNRGLRIDLHLTRQDGNLFVAAIDCPSPKDYENNSFLALYLRKVSEGDEQYARVRVGQFAQVNERGNLRSIYVRQDAQQSPVEGVFPTHILQLRKGPDPTAYGVTEILSSPGSVLGEFEAVTSSRASPRAWLPRKWTTTYQLNKAAGQASVGMVFRRDDKERLLVMIGSAPGLKVAFHAVELPMSVTAEGEEKGITPAFEEMQPLFQPKLCGEHILLDYHRIRVDAQPMVHKSSKYYLIDIQIEVVRESSRFLEAWETIKRAERAMQAEIQAKNMGQREGKHTDKKGWRRLLSR from the coding sequence ATGCGTCTACTCAAAGTCGCCTCTGTCGACTCCCCTCAGGGTCTGGAGATGGTCGATTTCAGCCCCAACAGTATTCCTCCCTACGCCATTTTGTCTCATACCTGGACCGATAACGAGGTCATCTATACAGACGTTATTGCCAATACTGCCAAACAGAAAAGCTCATATCACAAGATTGAATATACTTGTCGACAAGCGCTAACTGACGGTTACGAATATGCTTGGGCCGACAACTGTTGCATCGACAAGCGCAGCAGCGCAGAGCTGTCAGAAGCGATCAACTCCATGTTTGAATGGTATAGTAAGGCCGAGAGATGCTATGCATACCTAACAGACTGCCCTGGAGATGTCGACACGACTACGCTCGACTCTGAGTTTACCTGCAGTCGATGGTTCACAAGAGGATGGACACTGCAAGAGTTAGTGGCACCCAAAGACCTCATCTTCTATGGTGAGAACTGGGTTCGCATCGGGGAAAAGAGAGCATTGAGCCAAACTCTATCATCGATCACGGGCATAGACGAAGATATCTTGATAAACATCCGTCCGATCCAGTCGGCAAGCGTCGCAAAGAGAATGTCCTGGGCAGCCTCACGTGAGACGACGCGACCCGAGGACGTCGCTTACTCCCTCATGGGGCTTTTCAACGTCAACATGCCGATGCTATATGGAGAAGGAGACAGAGCGTTTCTCCGACTACAAGAAGAAATCATGAAACAATCCGACGACCAGTCAATCTTTGCCTGGACAGACCGAGATGCCTCTCCAGATGCACATCACGGTCTCCTCGCCAAATCGCCCACCAACTTTCGATTCTCCAACTCGGTCGTCCCTTATGAAGACTGGGAGCCGAGAACCCCATATTCAATGTCCAACCGAGGCCTTCGCATTGATCTTCACCTCACCCGACAAGACGGCAATCTCTTCGTCGCTGCCATCGATTGTCCCTCCCCAAAGGACTATGAGAACAACAGTTTCCTAGCACTCTACCTACGAAAGGTTTCAGAGGGTGACGAGCAGTATGCACGTGTCCGAGTTGGCCAGTTTGCCCAGGTCAATGAGCGAGGCAACCTTCGCTCGATATACGTCAGGCAAGATGCCCAACAGTCTCCAGTTGAGGGAGTGTTTCCAACTCACATTCTCCAACTACGTAAAGGCCCTGATCCGACCGCATACGGTGTAACAGAAATCTTATCCTCACCCGGAAGCGTACTTGGCGAGTTTGAAGCCGTCACTTCATCCAGAGCATCACCGCGTGCATGGCTCCCGCGAAAATGGACCACCACATACCAACTCAACAAGGCAGCCGGCCAAGCCTCCGTGGGAATGGTTTTCAGACGTGACGACAAGGAGCGACTGCTGGTGATGATCGGCTCAGCCCCAGGACTAAAGGTTGCATTTCACGCAGTGGAGCTGCCCATGTCCGTAACCGCAGAAGGCGAGGAGAAAGGGATCACACCGGCATTTGAAGAGATGCAGCCTTTATTTCAGCCCAAGCTTTGTGGAGAGCATATCTTGCTCGACTACCACAGGATCCGAGTCGATGCGCAACCAATGGTACACAAATCGTCCAAATACTACTTGATAGACATCCAGATCGAGGTGGTCAGAGAGTCGTCGCGGTTCCTGGAGGCTTGGGAGACCATCAAACGCGCAGAAAGAGCCATGCAGGCGGAAATACAGGCCAAGAACATGGGTCAGCGGGAGGGGAAGCATACAGATAAGAAGGGGTGGCGCAGGTTGCTATCTCGGTGA
- a CDS encoding NmrA domain-containing protein, with translation MPTLAIAGGTSTGLGRAIVTALLSSQRHSLWNAVILSRSEKVPLWLRAIDKHGTRTQVRAVNYLSTDSLAEALKGVHTVASVTSAIDGTQAQIQKNLLHAAVREGCKRFAPAQWGFGPKGEENIHTTKPFFDGVWDECLKFKNEIECAKFNPGSYTNYIGHGIYPCPLKVADDRSLQLMSAGNGYMAGEDEACQGLLRQGDLADGSGAFLVGLRNGIAELPVKDDGSWPRVTMTTMRDVGRFFVASLELPNWEESMSMVGETLTMGELLAHAEAVTGKRFLVNRLTRVYLEKRLSEIPPDDYMAQMWTEFRLAYTRDLDDEMVLKPVVNELCPEVRPVGVREYMEKYWVGE, from the coding sequence ATGCCTACTCTTGCTATCGCTGGTGGCACCTCAACCGGCCTCGGTCGAGCCATCGTCACTGCTCTCCTATCCTCTCAACGCCACTCATTGTGGAACGCAGTCATACTCTCTCGATCCGAAAAAGTACCTCTCTGGCTCCGCGCCATCGACAAACACGGCACACGTACACAGGTTCGCGCCGTCAATTATCTCTCCACCGACTCTTTGGCCGAAGCCTTAAAAGGCGTTCACACAGTTGCCTCAGTCACCTCAGCGATCGACGGAACTCAAGCACAGATACAAAAGAACCTCCTCCACGCCGCTGTCAGGGAGGGCTGTAAGCGATTTGCACCGGCGCAGTGGGGTTTTGGTCCGAAGGGGGAGGAAAACATTCACACCACCAAACCGTTTTTCGATGGCGTTTGGGACGAATGCTTGAAGTTTAAGAACGAGATTGAATGTGCAAAGTTTAACCCAGGATCTTACACTAACTATATCGGTCATGGAATCTACCCATGCCCTTTAAAAGTGGCCGATGACAGATCTCTTCAGCTGATGTCGGCAGGAAATGGGTACATGGCTGGTGAGGACGAGGCGTGTCAGGGCTTGTTGAGACAGGGTGATTTGGCAGATGGCTCAGGCGCCTTCCTGGTGGGACTTCGCAACGGCATCGCAGAGCTTCCTGTCAAAGATGATGGCTCTTGGCCCCGGGTCACCATGACAACGATGAGAGACGTGGGCAGATTCTTTGTGGCATCTCTCGAGTTGCCAAACTGGGAGGAATCCATGAGCATGGTTGGTGAGACCCTCACCATGGGCGAACTTCTCGCACACGCAGAAGCTGTTACCGGAAAGAGGTTTTTAGTGAACCGACTCACGCGGGTTTATCTCGAGAAGAGGCTGTCAGAAATTCCGCCCGATGATTACATGGCGCAGATGTGGACAGAGTTTAGACTGGCCTACACCCGCGATCTCGACGACGAGATGGTCTTGAAACCCGTGGTCAATGAGCTTTGTCCTGAAGTGAGACCTGTTGGAGTCCGCGAGTACATGGAAAAGTACTGGGTTGGAGAGTAG